The window AAAAGATGTGGCGTAATATCAGTCAATTGTAAATCACCGTGTGCAACTTTACTCGCAATACGTTGCGCTGTATCGGCTATCTCTTGTCTTCCCCCATAACACAACAAAAAATTAACCTGCAGCGCTGTGCTGTGTGCAGTCTCTTGTTCAATTTTTTCGCACACTGGTTGCACACTTTTTGGAAACAATGCACGGTCTCCAACAAAACACATACGAATGTTTTTACGCTTAAATTCTGGCAATTCTTGCAATGCTTCCTGTGCAAGCACTTCAAATAAATATTGTTGCTCATCTTGTGAGCGTTGTAAATTTTCTGTAGAAAACGTGTAGAGAGAAAGATATGGTATTTGTTTTGTAAGACAAAAATCAATTACTAATTTTACCGCATCAAGCCCTTTTCTGTGCCCAAGAAAAGAGAGCAACCCTTGACGAGTTGCCCAACGACGATTGCCATCCATGATACATGCAAGATGTTTTAGCATTTTGTAGCAGGCACCGCTTGTTTTTTATCAACTTGCTCCATCGCATCAATTGTACCAAAAATAAAGGTAAGCACATGATGCGCAACAACCATACCAAGTGCAAATAATGTGCGTTCAAGTGCCACAATTGGCATAAGCGCCATCCACATCGGCACGATCATTGGAACGGTATAACACCAAATTACAGAACCAACTGCATGTGCCACAAACGTACTGCCAAGCGCTTGTAAAAAGAGTGATTTTCGGGGAACAAAATATAAAACAACCGGAATTAACCAATATAATGAATAGAAAAATGCCTGGGAACCAACTGGATGAGCCACAAAAAAGCCCATGCATGCAAGAGGCAGTAATAAACGAATGGTAAAAGCAAAAATCCGCTCGCCCTGAGTGCCCCGTAAGGGGCGTATCGAAGGGTTAATTGCAGCCCAATAAAGCGACGCACAAAAACCAGGAATACACATAGCCAAAAAGCTTAACGATACCGTTTTAAAGAAGACAAGATGCAGCAATTGCCGCATCAAAAAGACTAATCCAGCGCCGAATAACCCACCAAAAGCACCCGCCAATGGTAAAACACTGTTTACGCCAGAAAACCATATCATCTGAGAACCAAGCAAAAAACTTACTTTAATCAGACCAGAGAACTTTAAAAAAGTTAGATATGATGCTACTTTAAGAGAATTTGTCATTATTTTCATAACATTCACTCCATACAATTTAATGAATCAAAAGTAATAAAACTCAACCACCCTCTTGTATAACTATACCAGATCCATCAGGCAAAAAAAGGTGTCACACAAATATACCTTGAATATTGTGTAACTTACGTGTACATTTTACGAGCAATTATACTAAAAATCTATTATTCCCGATCAACGAATGGCCTACCAGGACATTATGAACAAAAAATTACTTGTAGTATCGCTTATTTTTTTTGCTTCACACACCAACGCAATGGATAAACCTTTGGTTTTACCTGAGGAAAAGTCAGTTAAAAAAAATAAACGCCTGTACGTATGCTCCTGTGTATGTAACTGCGCCAACAAAACAACAATTAACAACTCAGAAGATTGCTCATCAATATTTAAACCACAATTACCAACAGAATTAGTTAAACACATTATCATCAATGGTTCTGAGTCATTACAAGATGCTGCACAACTCACCAGTGTATTTGCTCAAATAAACAAAACATTACACAATTTACTCAACAATGATGCAATGTGTCTCAAACTTATAAAAAATCTATCCGCAAGCTTTAATAGCTCTAATGAAGAAGTTGCAGAAACACTGCAAATAAAATCTGCGAGAAACCGCTTTTATCTTCAGCACACTTTTCGCGGTAAATGTGAAAACTCGCCTTTTTGCGACAAGTACATATCCAATACTTTTGGTAACCTAAAAAAAGACGATGTATATTTAGATTTTACTTATGGAAAAAACCACTTAACTGCACTCATGTTCACGACTGCATATCCGAATGAGAATGAAAAAATAGCTAAATGGCTCATTGAAAATGGCGCAAATATTAATGCTTATACAAAAGATGACTTTCATACTTCTTACTATGCTGTGCAATGTCAACCTATTGTTCCACTTCTTTTAAAACACCCCGAATTTAGAATTAACCTGCGAGGTCAAAATGGAAATACTCCTCTTATCAATTTATTGCTACATATAAGTGCATGGAATCATGGTGATCAAACCGAAAAACTATATATCGCAACCCAACAACTGTTAGAAAGCGGTGCAGATCCTGAACTTGCAAATAATAAGGGAATGACTCCAGCTTATTATGCAAATTTAAAAACAGGGTACCCAAAATTTGCTCAACTTATTACAGATGCAATTGACAAAAAATACAAATGACAAAAAGCTATCAAAAATTAATCTATTTCACATTCTTCACGCACAAAGCAAAACGCTTTGTATGGATCATCAGTAATGCTGAATAATTTAATATGTTCAGGTTTTATTAAGTTATGTTTTAACATGTCATTGGTAATCCAATCCATAAAAGGTTGCCAATATTCTTTACCCACAAGAACAATTGGCACTTTTTTCATTTGTTGTGTTTGAATTAAAACGAGCACATCAGAAAGTTCATCGAGCGTTCCAAAACCACCAGGAAACACAATAAATCCACTTGAGTATTCTGTCAAAAGCCATTTGCGAGCAAAAAAGTAATCCATTTCAAAAAATTCTTGCACACATGAATTTTTATCTTCCAATCCACGTACACTAATGCCAATACTTGTTGTTACTGTACTCTTTCCTCCTTTTAACACAGCTCCACAGTTAGCAGCTTCCATAATTCCAGGTCCACCACCAGTTAAAACTGATATTCCTTGTTCAACTAACAATGCTGCAATGTGGTTTGCCTGATGAGCATATTTATCTGTCGGTTTTGTTTTTGAACTACCAAAAATTGAAATAATTGGATGTGGTAATTTTGACACTCGCCACGCGCCATAAATGATCTGAAAGAAAACACGCAAAAAATTCCAACTCAATGAAAAACACATTCTAATTCTTTGAAATATCATTTCAATCTCCCTTTTTTGTTCTACTCCATTTTTTTATGTTACATGCTTAATACAACTAAATTCAAAAATTAAACACAATCTCTATATAAGTAACATTTTCTGTGATATGTTTTTGCGAAAAGGATGAACATGAAAAAATTGATACTATTGAGTCTTATGGTAAGCGCTGCACACTGTCACGCGATGAAGCGACAACTTGTACACACGCAACAAGCATACAATCAGAAGCGAAGAAAAATTACGCCAGCACTACCAGTACTACCACAAGATATGTTGAAGATTGTTTTTAATATGGCTATCCATAATCTTGATACAAAAAAACCAAGAGAAGCTGCAAGAACAGTTCGTACTCTTGCGGTAACAAATAAAGCTTTAAACAAAAAAATTAATGCCCCTGATTTTAGTGACAATCTCATACATAAGCTTTCATTCCGATTTTCATGCTCTCATGAAAGTATTGCTCGTTTTCTTGCCACAAAACAGGCAAAGAAGCGCCTTAAACTACAATATGAACTAAAAAATTTGTGTAAAGATTCATCAAGTATGATTACCTCAAAAAGTCTCTATACTTTGATAGAAAAAAAAGTTGATTTAGATTTTACTTTTAATGATTGCGGGCTACAAAAAACTGCCCTAATGATCTCCATACATCGTAATACTTGGACATTCGTACTGCTACTTGAAAGCAATGCAAATATTAATACACGTAATAGTCATGGTATGACCTTACTACATTGTGCTGCAAGCTTACCTATACAACTTTCTGCACTAGAAAAGATTATTGCTCGACCCACCCTTCAAGTTGATCAACAAAACAACCGCGGAGAAACCGCACTCCTGTATTCTCTCAAAGATAGAAGAAAAACACATATAACCTATGATTTCATTCGCTTTATTAGCCAATTGCTTGAAAAAGCAGATCCTGAAATTGTTGATAAGCAAGGAGATTCGCCTCTCTTCATTGCAAAAGAACTGGACAATTATAGAATTATTGAATTGATTCATCAGGCAATTGAAAAAAAACACGCACAACCCAAACAAATTACTGCACAATAATGAAAAGGGGCAAATCTTTTATGATTTACCCCTTATTTTAACTCTGAGAAATATGTCTTATTTTTTTGTGAACAACTGGATTGATTTATCTACTTCAATAATATCAAAGTGACGAGACATACATTTACCTGTTTTTACAAGCTCAATTATTGAAGTCACTATACCACCAGTCTCCTTAAGTAGGCCATCGATAGAATTCCCTGACAATTCCGCTGCTTTTTCCGCCGTATTTGCAACACCTGTTGCTAATTTTTCCGCGGCTTCGCTGATTTTGTCATCAAAGTCTCCCCATGCTTCATCCTTTACAAAGGTAACTTTTGGTTCACGAATTGGTTGTCGTCCTAAAGCGAAGAACCATGGACCTCTTGCATCAATTGCTTGGGTAATTTTGCTATCATCAAAGAATTTAGTATTACGTGTATCTCTTGGCAATTGCCCAGACTTTGTTCCAGGGAAATTCACTGAAACATTAGGATTGTATTGTCCAATTACGATACTTGATAAACAAAAACCTGCTCGAGCGTTACCCCATCCCCAATCAAATGAAGTACGTCTTCCAGGCTGTACTATATTGAAAAATTCTGCGTCAGTTCCCTGTAATACGAGCTTAATAACTAACGTCTTGTTAGTTACGTTGGTAAAGCCCCATGTGTACGCAAGCGCTGAGCTACCAGTGCTTAATAGCGCAAACACCGCTAGTGCCTTCATAAACTTCATACCGTCTCCTTTTTTTATAAAAAACAATTAGTTTATCATCTCTAATTAGAATACTGACAAAACCAACAACAATTTGTCAATAATTTGATTAAAAATCTTTTGTATTTATAAACTATTTGAATATATAGGGCACGTATGGTATAATTACTCGTAGAAGTACGTACTAGAAGAAAAAATGGGGAATTTTTAATAAAAAGACTCTAAGATTCAACGTTTTTTGTTATACTTAATGCTTTAAAAGCAGTTTTTTATAGGAATTATTAATGAGAAACAACAATGGACGGGTAAAAACTATTTTTTATCTCTGCTGCATATCAGCGCTCCTGGTCAATAGTTGCTTTATTAATGCCGCCAAAAAACGTAAAAAAATAAAAGATTTTTATGCTTCCATGCACAATGATCCACAGCCATTCGACACAGCAGAAACGGGCAAAGAGACGTGGATAACCATCTTTGTTCATGGGATTATGAGCATCCAGCCGCACTTAACCATACAAAACGTGATGCGCTTTGTGCGTGACGATGTACAGCACACTATTTACTCAAAAACCGTGGAATACATGCGTTTAGACCCTTATTTCTATATTAATCAGGCAATGCAAGAATTTGGCCTCAGAAAGATTGATATTGATGACTTACAACCGGGCCATGCAGCCAGTGCAATCGCGCATATGTATGACGATGTAACGAAGCTTGTTTCACCGTATACTACCAACCATTACTATACATTTGGCTGGTCGGGACTATTAAGCCCTACAACACGATACAATGATTCAATTAAACTCCTAGAGGGGCTTACCAGAGAACTCAAAGAAAAATATTGGAATCTTGGTATTTTCCCCAAAATCCGCCTTATTGGGTATAGTCACGGTGGTAATGTATGCCTTAACTTTGCTGCCGCACGCCAAAACACCGACCCGCAATCTTCTATTTCTGTTGATGAGCTCATATTGATAGGTGTACCGATACAGACCGAAACCGATTATTTAGCAAATGACCCGGTATTTAAAAAAATATATCACTTTTTTTCCCAAAGAGACCGCATACAACGAATAGATTTCTTCTCTTTTAACCGAATATTTTCACGCCGTCAGTTCAAAAATAGTAATAATTTTAGGGTTCCAAAAAAATTAATGCAGATCGATATGAAGTTTACGCGTAGCTCTCGCACAAAACACGATAGTCCAAAGCGACGTGCCGCGTGCGTTGATTTTAGTAAACCAAGCATTGTTTCAGGGAAATCCCGCTTACTACGAGATTGCTCTCCTGGTCATCTTGAATTCTGGTTTTTTGGCTGGTCGCCAAAACATTACCGTGAAAGTTTTGTTTTGCATCCACTTCCTGCCTTTATCACCATCCCTTACATCTTGCATTATATCAAGCAAGTACGAAATGATATTGTTACCCCATACCCAGTTATTGTTGATATACGACCAGAATTTGACGTGATGCTCATCAAGCAACGTAAAAACAATAACTTTACTCATATCTTCCCGTTTTTATCGCACAAAGAAATAGATAAGCTTAGTTTTATTGCGCACAAAGTAGCTGTTGATAGTTCATTCGAAGAAGAATACCCAACTCGTGTTAGAGAAGCATTTGACAAGGCAAAAGAATATTACAAAGTATATGATGATCGTAAATCAAGAAGTGGATCATATAAACGTAACCGCCGTATGCGCAAACGTGACTTGACGGTCAGTGAGTAAATTCCGCTAATCCGTTCGCCCTGAGTGTTTTTTGCTTCAAAAAAAGTATCGAAGGGTGTATCATTAAGTAAATCGATTCTTTTATTAATTTTTTCAATTAATGTACCATTTACCCTTCGATACGCCCCTTTGGGGCACCCAGGGCGAACGGATTTTGGTTTTTTCGATAATTTTTACATAAGGTCTAAAAATTCCGTGGCATATTCACAAGGCATTCCTTTAAAAAAACAATTCGGTCAGCATTTCTTGCGTGATATACGCATTGTGCACAACATGATTTTTGCGGTTGAAATAAAACCAACAACATCAATTTTTGAAATTGGTTGTGGTGATGGATTTTTGACCAAATATATTTTAGCAACACCGGCAGCACGATTAAAGATATTCGAAATTGATCCAGACTGGGCACAGTACGTACAAGAAACATACCCCGATGAACGCATTTCAATGGTTCTTGATAACTTTCTTGATGTCGATTTACATGCGCAACTTGAAGAGTATAAACCATGGACAGTATTGGCCAATTTACCTTATCAAGTTACTTTTCCTATTTTGCACCGCTTTCAAGAACATAGACACTTGATCAAAGAAGGTGTTGTTATGATTCAGGAAGAAGTTGCACAAAAAATAGTACAAAAAAGAGGTCGTGGATATGGGTATCCAGCACTTTTTTTTCAGCATTATTTTGAGTGGAAATTATTGGATAAAGTTCCACCAACTTCATTCCACCCTGCACCAAAAGTTTTTTCTCGTCTTATTTATTTTAAACCACATGCACAAATTACACCCATTCCTGATGAAGAAAAGTTTTGGAAGTTCATTAAACATTGTTTTAAACAACCACGACGAACATTAAAAAATAATTTGGCACACACACACTATGCAGCAGAAAAAATTAATCCCGAAACACTGGTATTGCGAGCGCAGGAAATGGGCATGGAAGATTTTCTAAAGATTTGGGAATTAATTCGCTAGTGGTTAGCATTCCATTCTTTTACTGCTTCTTCCATTAATGTAATAAGTTCTGTGTGCCCTCTCCGTTGGGCCAACATTAATGGTGTTATTCCATTTTTATTCGCCAGAGTTGGATTTTCTCCTTTCTCTAGTAGCTTTTTTGCTTTATCGCAAATCCTTTTTAATCCTCTCCCATGAGTATCAAAACCTTCAAAACAATAATAAAAACGATTAGTTCGAGCTAACACAGAAAGAAGATTTGATGCTTCTTGCAAAGAAGAACATGCTGAAAAAATTGATGTCATACCAAAATACGGTTTTTTAGCGAGCGCACAAATCGGTAAATAAAAAACTTCTTTTTTCTTTTTAAGCTCTCCCTGCTTATAAAGCATCGGATATGCGCAACTTGCGCACAGACTCGCAATCAGTACTGCCACTTTGAGCTTATTCACAGCTGCTTCTCCTACTCCATCAACGCATCTTGGAAAAAATCTAAATCTTCAATCACTTTACCAGCACCTTTTACAACACAAAACAATGGATCTTCTGCAACCTGAACCGGTAAACCAGTTTCTTTTGAAATAAGTTTATCAAGGCCACGCAGTAATGATCCACCGCCCGCCATAGTAATACCACTCATCACCAAATCAGATGATAGTTCTGGTGGAGTGTGTTCTAATACCTCACGTACTGCTCCAATAATACTTGCGATAGTTTCAAGCAACGCTTCATTAACTTCAGGAGCTGAAAGTACAACAGTTTTTGGTACACCTGTTACCAAATCTCTTCCTTTTACTGCCATGCTATTTTTGTGGAAATCACCTTCAAGCAATGCTGAACCAATTTCCATTTTTACTTGTTCTGCAGTGCGCTCACCAATTAAAAGATTATATTTACGTTTTACATACTGAACAATTGCAACATCCATTTCATCGCCACCAACACGCACAGAACGACAAAAGACAATAGATTTTAATGAAATAATTGCAACTTCAGTAGTCCCACCACCAATATCAACAATCATATTTCCGGACGGTTCTTGTACCGGAAGACCTGCACCAATTGCAGCTGCCATTGGTTCCATAATAGTACGCACCATACGCGCGCCTGCTTCTTTGGCAGATTCTTCAATTGCTCTGCGCTCAACTTGCGTAATACCTGATGGTACTCCAATAATCATACGTGGTCGTGCTCTAAAAAAAGAACTACGACCTTCGTGTATTGCACTAATAAAATAACGCAACATACTTTCTGTTAATTCATAATCTGCTATAACACCATCGCGCATAGGGCGACTTGCAACGATATTTTCTGGTGTTTTACCTAACATTTCTTTTGCTCGTGTTCCAGCAGCAAGCACATTTTTAGTATGCAAACGTACTGCAACTACTGATGGTTCATTTAAAATGATCCCTTTACCACGAACATAAATCACCGTGTTTGCTGTTCCCAAATCAATTGCTATATCATTAGAAAAGAAATTAAATAATTTGCGCGCCGGCATGAACTTCATAAACTATTCCTTATTTAAACCCCATGCTTTATTACATTGCGCATGGGAATCCCAATTAAGATTACATTTGGGATACTAATACGCTAACTCGACACCCAACGATACCTTGTTTGTCTTTGCAACATTATGTGATACAAAAAGCATCGCTGGAACATCCCACCTAAAGAAAAGAATTGGGTCTATAGGATGTTTTGTTTTCTGTTTACCAAAATCATAGAAGATATCAATGGTAAAATAATCAGACCCCCATTTCGATGTTTTAATCACCTGCGACAAATCTACAGGAAATTGTGGATCCTTGCGACGATCACACCACGTATCACGCCAATGCGATGTCAGTGTATAGTGAATTCCCACACCAAGACCTCCACGCATATTTTCTAAAACAAAGTACGGAGAAAATGCTAAGGTTGGTCCAGGATTAATATGTGCTTTGCCAATAATTGGTCCAAAAATATATGGCTCGCTTGCCACCATAGGCATGCGAGCTAAAGTTGTACGAGCAAATCGTTTACTTATTTGCAGTAAAAAACCAACCTTAATGTCTTCTTTCAGTTCAAACAATGCATCACCTTTGACGTACATACCACCAAAACCATTTCCACCATAAGGAATTGATGCTGCATTACACAAAACTGTTTTGACACCGGTTGGTATATATCCACCAATAGATAATCCAGCCCAAATTTTGCGACACTTCAATGTGTAGTCCCACACGTTA of the Candidatus Babeliales bacterium genome contains:
- the uppS gene encoding polyprenyl diphosphate synthase, producing the protein MLKHLACIMDGNRRWATRQGLLSFLGHRKGLDAVKLVIDFCLTKQIPYLSLYTFSTENLQRSQDEQQYLFEVLAQEALQELPEFKRKNIRMCFVGDRALFPKSVQPVCEKIEQETAHSTALQVNFLLCYGGRQEIADTAQRIASKVAHGDLQLTDITPHLFEQFLWTSGTPSPDLIIRTGEQHRLSNFLLFQCAYSELYFLDCMWPDISVTELESALVYYDKCRKMFGK
- a CDS encoding TIGR00730 family Rossman fold protein, with product MIFQRIRMCFSLSWNFLRVFFQIIYGAWRVSKLPHPIISIFGSSKTKPTDKYAHQANHIAALLVEQGISVLTGGGPGIMEAANCGAVLKGGKSTVTTSIGISVRGLEDKNSCVQEFFEMDYFFARKWLLTEYSSGFIVFPGGFGTLDELSDVLVLIQTQQMKKVPIVLVGKEYWQPFMDWITNDMLKHNLIKPEHIKLFSITDDPYKAFCFVREECEID
- the rsmA gene encoding 16S rRNA (adenine(1518)-N(6)/adenine(1519)-N(6))-dimethyltransferase RsmA, whose protein sequence is MAYSQGIPLKKQFGQHFLRDIRIVHNMIFAVEIKPTTSIFEIGCGDGFLTKYILATPAARLKIFEIDPDWAQYVQETYPDERISMVLDNFLDVDLHAQLEEYKPWTVLANLPYQVTFPILHRFQEHRHLIKEGVVMIQEEVAQKIVQKRGRGYGYPALFFQHYFEWKLLDKVPPTSFHPAPKVFSRLIYFKPHAQITPIPDEEKFWKFIKHCFKQPRRTLKNNLAHTHYAAEKINPETLVLRAQEMGMEDFLKIWELIR
- a CDS encoding rod shape-determining protein; this encodes MPARKLFNFFSNDIAIDLGTANTVIYVRGKGIILNEPSVVAVRLHTKNVLAAGTRAKEMLGKTPENIVASRPMRDGVIADYELTESMLRYFISAIHEGRSSFFRARPRMIIGVPSGITQVERRAIEESAKEAGARMVRTIMEPMAAAIGAGLPVQEPSGNMIVDIGGGTTEVAIISLKSIVFCRSVRVGGDEMDVAIVQYVKRKYNLLIGERTAEQVKMEIGSALLEGDFHKNSMAVKGRDLVTGVPKTVVLSAPEVNEALLETIASIIGAVREVLEHTPPELSSDLVMSGITMAGGGSLLRGLDKLISKETGLPVQVAEDPLFCVVKGAGKVIEDLDFFQDALME